From the genome of Halobacteriovorax marinus SJ:
AACGAGGACTTAAATAGAGACATACTTCTCTTAAGTGCAGAGACGTCATTGGTTGGATTTAGTTCTGCTAAGAGTATTGTAGAGGCGATTAAAGTTAACAAAGGATTTCAGCGAAATTCATCTCTCTATCATGTAAAAGATATGGAGGAGTTAAATTTTATAGCTTCTAGTAAAAAGATGGATAATGAAACCTTTGGTGAGGCGGGCTTTAAGCTCTCTGTAGATAAGGGTGACTACTATATCTTAAACCTTAATGGACCAAAGAAAGAAGTTTCAGACTTAAGTTCAAGTTACTGGGGATTTGTCTCAGACACTTATCGAAAGAGACTTAACTTAACTGATCAAGAAGTGAAGGATTTTATTAAGAGTAGTAAAGAAATGGAAAATAGAACGACTCTCTTAGTGAGTACAGAGAAAGGGAAGAAAGAAAATCTAAGAGGAGGACTAGCATTTGTTGATTCAAAAAATACAAGTGAATTACTTCCCTTTGAGAAGGCAACAGGAATTACTGTCAAAAGAGAGAAAGGAAAGAAGGTCGGAGAAATTGTCCGCTTTACTGTAGATGAAAAGCTAGGGGATAGAAAACTTAGCGATGAGTTAATAGGACAACTGACTTCATATTTTCAGTCACAAGATAAGCTAGATAAGGTTTATATTTATACATCAAAATCACATTACCGACTCTACCAGAGACTCTTAAAGAAGATGGGGCTAGAGCATAAGATGACTCATGATCTTGAAAGAGATGTAGTTTTAGAAATTGATAATTTAGATTAATTTAATATATTTGGAGAGAACATGAAGAGTTTAATTTTAACATTATTGTTAGTGAGTGCTAATGCGTACTCAATTGATGTTAAAATCCCTAAAGAGCAATGCTCGGATGTTGATATTAGAGATAAGATGTCTCCAGAACTAAAGGCACACTTCTCTGAGCCTCAAAATCAAGATGGAGTAGGCTGGTGTTATGCTTTTGCAGCAGCAGATCTAATGAGTGCAGAAACTAATAAACCACTTTCTTCAACTCATGTCTCTGCCATCTTCAATAAAGGAGTCGATGAGAATTTCTTTTTAAGAACTGGATATAAGATTGGGAAATTATTCACTGGTGGAGCATTTGATACCTCGTATGAAGGTGGTTGGATTGATTGGGCCATCGAAGATTCTTCTGACGCAGTCTATGTGTGTACTGAAGAAGCTCTACCTTTTGATCGCAATAGATACGGTGAAACGGCGAGAATTATAAATGCCTTAGAAGATATTAAAAAAGATATTGATAATGAAGAGATGACAAATATTTGTTCTAGAATTGAAGTTATTAGAAATAAGTCATTTGAAAACTTAAAGGTAGAAGAGATCTATCGCATCTTAGAGGAAGATAATCTAAATCGAGCGCTAAGTGATATTATCAAAAAGAATTGTAAAGGCCATATGGTTAAAGTTGATGAATATGATGTGAAAACAATTCGAAGACCAAGTATTAGAAATCGAAAGAATGAATCTCCCTTTTCGGCGCGCAGGAGAGCTAAGAAGAAAGTTCTCAAGAACTTTGAGAAAATTGATGAAGTTCTTAAAAAAGGTAGACCATTGGGCGTAAGTTATAATGTGAAGCATGTGATGAAGCAAAAAGGGCTTCACGCAAGTGTTGTAACTGCGAGAAGATGGAAGAATGGTAAATGTCAGTTCAAAATAAGAAATTCGTGGGGTAGAAGTTGTGCTTCCTATGATAGAAAAGAGATTGAGGAATGTAATTATGAAGAAGGTTCATTTTGGGTTAGTGATCAAAAGTTTATTGATCTGGCAGATACTTTGGACTACATCAGCAACTGATATCAAAGAAGCTAAAGACATTCTTGTAATAGATGATATCAAGCTTAACGTTATAGTTAAGGGAAGAGATATTTATAGCCAAGATTGTAAGAATTTAGAAAAGTGTTTTAAACTTCCTACTAAAATGCGCTTCTATCCAAATCAGAATCCTCTATTTTCTCTCTGCTATCAAAGTGAGGGGACTCCTAGATTTGCGATAGTTAAGAGCTCTAAAGAGAAGGTTCAAGTTTGTACGAAAGAGGCTAAGGTCGTAGAGTTGGACAAAATGATGAGCTTCTATAATCTGAAAACTGCTAATCCTTAGCTATTGTCTTTAAAAGGTGAGGGTATGCTTTTTCGAGTTCTTTATTGATAGAGAGATATTTTCTTACGCCTTCAACTCGTTCACAGAGTATTTGGGCCTCTTTTAAAATCTTAATATGGTGGGAGAAAGTTGCTTTTTGAACACAGTAGTCGAATTCCCCACATGTGATTTCATGATTCTTTTCTTTGAGCAACTGCTTCACAACACTGAGCCTTATAGGATCTCCTAGTGCTTTTAAAATTTTGTCTAAGGTAATTTCTTTTTTTTCTTTCATTGTTAGATATATTTCTAACAATAAACTTGTGTTTACTCAAGAATAATATTATTGTTAGATGAATATCAAACAATGGAGTAGTTTAATGAGTGCACTATTTAATCCCCTAAAGCTTGGGAGTATTACCTTGGCCAATAGAATAATCATGGCCCCTTTGACTCGTGCTAGGGCTACTGAGACGAGAATTCCTAATGATTTAATGGCCAGTTATTATAGAGAGAGGGCCCGCGCTGGTCTGATTCTTACTGAAGCAACTTCTGTGACACCTATGGGAATAGGGTACGCAGACACACCTGGAATTTGGTCTAAAAAGCAAGTTGAGGGATGGAAGAAAATTACAAAGGCCGTTCACGATGAAGGCGGGAAAATCTTTATGCAACTTTGGCATGTTGGAAGAATTTCTCACTCAAGCTTCTTAAACGGAGAAAAGCCTGTAGCACCTTCTGCCATAAAGGCGAATGGACATGTTTCTCTAGTAAGACCGATTACTGAGTACGAAACACCGAGGGCGCTTGAGATTGATGAAATTAAAGAAATTGTTGAGGCCTATAAGCAAGGTGCTATCAATGCTAAAGAAGCTGGCTTTGATGGAGTTGAGATCCATGCCGCCAATGGATATCTCATTGATCAATTCTTACAAGATTCAACAAATAATAGAGAAGATTCCTATGGTGGTTCAATTGAAAATCGCTCACGCTTTCTCTTAGAAGTTACCGATGCTGCCATAAGCGTTTGGGGTGCAGATCGCGTTGGAATTCACCTCGCTCCAAGGGCCGATGCTCACGATATGGGTGACTCTGATCTTCTAGGTTTATTTGGCCATGTTGTTAAGGAGTTGGATAAGAGAGAAGTTGCCTTTATTTTCACACGTGAATATCAGGCAG
Proteins encoded in this window:
- a CDS encoding ArsR/SmtB family transcription factor is translated as MKEKKEITLDKILKALGDPIRLSVVKQLLKEKNHEITCGEFDYCVQKATFSHHIKILKEAQILCERVEGVRKYLSINKELEKAYPHLLKTIAKD
- a CDS encoding alkene reductase, whose amino-acid sequence is MSALFNPLKLGSITLANRIIMAPLTRARATETRIPNDLMASYYRERARAGLILTEATSVTPMGIGYADTPGIWSKKQVEGWKKITKAVHDEGGKIFMQLWHVGRISHSSFLNGEKPVAPSAIKANGHVSLVRPITEYETPRALEIDEIKEIVEAYKQGAINAKEAGFDGVEIHAANGYLIDQFLQDSTNNREDSYGGSIENRSRFLLEVTDAAISVWGADRVGIHLAPRADAHDMGDSDLLGLFGHVVKELDKREVAFIFTREYQAEDSLTPKLRELFSGVFIGNEKYTREMADQAIESGLVDAVSFGLPFIANPDLVKRFEIGAPLNEVNPETLYAKGEEGYTDYPHL